A window from Deltaproteobacteria bacterium encodes these proteins:
- a CDS encoding DUF1015 family protein, whose product MAEIVPFKALRPQKQYVKAVASHPYDVVNREEAQKIAADNPLSFLHVEKSEIDLPDDIVAP is encoded by the coding sequence ATGGCTGAAATTGTTCCGTTTAAGGCGTTAAGACCCCAAAAGCAATACGTAAAGGCGGTGGCTTCTCATCCATATGATGTGGTCAACCGGGAAGAGGCGCAGAAGATAGCGGCAGACAATCCCTTGAGTTTTCTCCACGTCGAGAAATCCGAGATTGACTTGCCTGACGATATTGTCGCCCCGGA